Proteins from one Paraburkholderia sp. BL10I2N1 genomic window:
- a CDS encoding FadR/GntR family transcriptional regulator — MKNVPHTVTDAAIATIRERIEGGAYPVGSLLPAQRQLSEELEISRASLREALSTLEALGLLTIRPGKGVYVESAQASAGHPWRFADQSSLPDTYQMRFALEGFVARMAALAISDSDIDWFEDNIAALHGALVAAELDEAAQLDFDFHMRIVSIAGNAAIESILRSSADIMKESQRMPFYRRELVLTTWHEHRAILDALKARNPEAAGKAIETHISNAAQRAGVYFPTPRS; from the coding sequence ATGAAAAACGTCCCGCACACTGTTACTGACGCCGCGATCGCCACGATTCGGGAACGGATCGAAGGCGGCGCCTATCCGGTCGGCAGTCTTCTTCCGGCGCAACGCCAGCTTTCCGAGGAACTGGAGATCAGCCGCGCGTCGCTACGGGAGGCGCTGTCGACGCTCGAAGCGCTCGGCCTGCTCACCATCCGGCCTGGCAAGGGCGTCTATGTGGAGAGCGCGCAGGCGTCGGCCGGCCATCCATGGCGGTTCGCCGATCAGTCGTCGCTACCGGATACCTATCAGATGCGCTTCGCGCTGGAGGGCTTCGTCGCAAGGATGGCAGCGCTTGCGATCAGCGACAGCGACATCGACTGGTTCGAGGACAACATCGCTGCGTTGCACGGCGCGCTGGTTGCGGCTGAACTCGACGAAGCCGCGCAGCTCGACTTCGATTTCCATATGCGGATTGTCAGCATCGCCGGCAACGCAGCGATCGAATCGATCCTGCGCAGCAGCGCCGACATCATGAAAGAAAGCCAGCGAATGCCGTTCTACAGGCGCGAGCTTGTTCTGACCACCTGGCACGAGCACCGGGCGATTCTCGATGCGCTGAAGGCGCGCAACCCCGAGGCAGCCGGCAAGGCCATCGAAACGCATATCTCGAACGCCGCGCAGCGCGCAGGTGTGTACTTTCCGACGCCGCGGTCGTAG
- the gap gene encoding type I glyceraldehyde-3-phosphate dehydrogenase — MTIRVAINGYGRIGRNTLRAFYENGKKHDIEIVAINDLGDARTNAHLTQYDTAHGKFPGEVSVDGDFLVVNGDKIRVLANRNPAELPWGELGVDVVMECTGFFTTKEKASAHIKGGAKKVIISAPGGKDVDATIVYGVNHHALKAEHTVISNASCTTNCLAPLVKPLNDKIGLETGLMTTIHAYTNDQVLTDVYHEDLRRARSATHSQIPTKTGAASAVGLVLPELNGKLDGYAIRVPTINVSIVDLSFIAKRDTTVDEVNAIMKEASEGALKGILGYNTAPLVSIDFNHNPASSTFDATLTKVSGRLVKVSSWYDNEWGFSNRMLDTAVALANAK; from the coding sequence ATGACGATTCGCGTCGCAATCAACGGCTACGGCCGGATCGGCCGCAATACGCTGCGCGCCTTTTATGAAAACGGCAAGAAGCACGATATCGAAATCGTCGCCATCAACGACCTCGGCGATGCCAGGACGAATGCCCACCTGACGCAGTACGACACCGCGCACGGCAAGTTCCCGGGCGAAGTGTCGGTGGACGGCGACTTCCTCGTCGTGAACGGCGACAAGATCCGCGTGCTGGCAAACCGCAACCCGGCTGAACTGCCGTGGGGCGAGCTGGGCGTCGACGTCGTGATGGAGTGCACGGGCTTTTTCACGACCAAGGAAAAAGCCAGCGCTCACATCAAGGGTGGCGCGAAGAAGGTGATCATCTCGGCACCGGGCGGCAAGGATGTCGATGCAACGATCGTCTACGGCGTGAACCATCACGCGCTGAAGGCTGAGCACACGGTCATCTCGAACGCATCGTGCACGACCAACTGCCTTGCACCGCTCGTCAAACCGCTGAACGACAAGATTGGCCTCGAAACGGGCCTGATGACGACGATTCACGCCTACACGAACGACCAGGTTCTGACCGACGTGTACCACGAAGACCTGCGTCGCGCGCGCTCCGCCACGCACAGCCAGATCCCCACGAAGACGGGTGCAGCATCGGCTGTCGGCCTCGTGTTGCCGGAACTGAACGGCAAGCTGGACGGTTACGCGATTCGCGTCCCGACGATCAACGTGTCGATCGTCGACCTGTCGTTCATCGCGAAGCGCGACACCACGGTGGACGAAGTGAACGCGATCATGAAGGAAGCATCGGAAGGCGCGCTGAAGGGCATTCTCGGCTACAACACGGCGCCACTGGTTTCGATCGACTTCAACCACAACCCGGCTTCGTCGACGTTCGATGCAACGCTGACGAAGGTGTCGGGCCGTCTCGTGAAGGTGTCGAGCTGGTACGACAACGAGTGGGGTTTCTCGAACCGCATGCTGGATACGGCAGTGGCACTCGCCAACGCGAAATAA
- the alc gene encoding allantoicase, with the protein MANPILDPNAPAFTRRYMNLADPRLGAKALFASDEFFAPKERMLDPQPAVFIPGKYDDHGKWMDGWETRRKRTTGHDSCVIRLARPGVVHGVDLDTSHFTGNFPPAASIEACYAESDLPPDNAVWQTLVPATTLQGNQHHYVEVDDARAFTHLRVNLYPDGGLARLRVYGQPKRDWTSLARGELIDLAAIENGAYLVTANNQHFGPASQILMPGRGVNMGDGWETRRRREPGNDWAIIALARPGTIRKVEVDTAHFKGNFPDRCSLQAASVVGGTDESLVTQAMFWPVLMPEQSLKMDHVHTFSEQLASLGPVTHVRFNIYPDGGVSRLRLWGETE; encoded by the coding sequence ATGGCTAATCCGATCCTCGACCCCAACGCTCCCGCCTTCACGCGCCGCTATATGAATCTCGCCGATCCGCGTCTGGGCGCGAAAGCGCTCTTCGCCAGCGACGAATTCTTCGCACCCAAGGAACGCATGCTCGACCCTCAGCCGGCGGTGTTCATCCCCGGCAAGTACGATGACCACGGTAAATGGATGGACGGTTGGGAAACCCGCCGCAAGCGCACGACCGGCCACGACTCCTGTGTGATCCGGCTCGCCCGCCCGGGCGTCGTGCATGGGGTCGATCTGGATACGAGCCACTTCACCGGCAATTTCCCTCCCGCCGCGTCGATCGAAGCGTGCTACGCCGAAAGCGATTTGCCGCCGGACAACGCAGTCTGGCAGACACTCGTACCCGCCACGACGCTGCAAGGCAACCAGCACCATTACGTCGAGGTCGACGACGCGCGCGCCTTTACGCATCTGCGCGTGAACCTGTATCCGGACGGCGGCCTCGCCCGCCTGCGGGTGTACGGTCAACCGAAGCGCGACTGGACCAGCCTTGCACGTGGCGAGCTGATCGATCTTGCAGCGATTGAAAACGGCGCGTATCTCGTCACCGCGAACAACCAGCATTTCGGGCCGGCCTCGCAGATACTGATGCCGGGTCGCGGCGTGAATATGGGCGACGGCTGGGAAACGCGGCGTCGTCGCGAGCCGGGCAACGACTGGGCCATCATCGCGCTTGCCCGGCCGGGCACGATCCGCAAGGTCGAAGTCGATACGGCGCACTTCAAGGGCAATTTCCCGGATCGCTGTTCGCTGCAGGCGGCATCCGTTGTGGGCGGCACGGACGAATCGCTCGTCACGCAGGCGATGTTCTGGCCCGTGCTGATGCCCGAACAGTCCCTCAAAATGGATCACGTGCACACGTTCAGCGAGCAGCTGGCGTCCCTCGGGCCTGTGACGCACGTGCGATTCAATATCTACCCGGACGGCGGCGTGTCGCGTCTGCGTCTGTGGGGCGAGACCGAGTAA
- the bamE gene encoding outer membrane protein assembly factor BamE, giving the protein MISKSQLIYRGSRMRGTLIAAAAVAVLAGCSTYDSLTQRIAQSITPYRITVVQGNFVSAEMAAQMKVGMSRAEVKQVLGTPLLTDLFHDNRWDYIFYFRRGSRQIVEQRDFIVHFESDRVASWTGGEDLPSNLELLAQIDGDRTGRRGAATAVAASGASAPVAAASAPAEAAAATDTARSPSADAAAAAAPSTDPNAQAAQAANRATEAVQTPSRNATPAVRANRPPSAGLPPNTNAPGQPQFQFRRPPPPETNGPSENPVGPVGPQSNAPASQPSQTSTGASTGTGG; this is encoded by the coding sequence ATGATTTCAAAATCTCAATTGATCTACCGGGGGAGCCGCATGCGGGGTACCTTGATCGCTGCTGCGGCTGTTGCGGTTCTTGCTGGATGTTCCACTTACGACAGCCTGACGCAACGTATTGCCCAGAGCATTACGCCGTATCGGATTACTGTCGTGCAGGGCAACTTCGTCTCGGCAGAAATGGCCGCACAGATGAAGGTCGGCATGTCGCGTGCGGAAGTGAAGCAGGTGCTCGGCACGCCGTTGCTGACGGACCTGTTCCACGACAATCGCTGGGACTATATCTTCTATTTCCGGCGCGGTTCACGCCAGATCGTGGAGCAGCGCGACTTCATCGTGCATTTCGAGAGTGACCGCGTCGCGAGCTGGACGGGTGGCGAAGATTTGCCGTCCAACCTCGAATTGCTAGCCCAGATCGACGGTGACAGAACCGGCCGGAGAGGGGCTGCTACGGCAGTCGCGGCGAGCGGCGCCAGCGCGCCGGTTGCAGCTGCTTCCGCGCCCGCGGAGGCGGCGGCTGCGACCGATACGGCGCGTTCGCCGTCAGCCGATGCGGCCGCGGCTGCGGCGCCGTCGACGGATCCGAATGCGCAGGCCGCTCAGGCCGCGAACCGCGCAACCGAGGCCGTGCAGACGCCGTCTCGCAATGCGACGCCGGCGGTGCGCGCCAACAGGCCGCCGTCGGCAGGCTTGCCGCCGAACACCAACGCGCCAGGTCAGCCGCAGTTCCAGTTCAGGCGTCCGCCGCCGCCCGAGACGAACGGTCCGTCGGAGAACCCGGTTGGGCCAGTCGGGCCGCAAAGCAACGCCCCG
- a CDS encoding ureidoglycolate lyase: MKTLKMERLTREAFAPFGDVIELEGARHFPINGGTTVRFHDLATIDVCSDGGRPLVNVFRAQPRSLPLEIAMMERHPLGSQAFLPLAGVRYLVVVAPAGEFDPSRMRAFRADGWQGVNYAAGVWHHPLLALERVSDFVVIDRGGEQPNCDEVALQEPWRLESSGLVAEITTP, from the coding sequence ATGAAAACACTGAAGATGGAACGGCTGACGCGCGAGGCCTTCGCGCCTTTCGGCGATGTGATCGAACTGGAAGGCGCACGCCATTTTCCGATCAATGGCGGCACGACCGTGCGCTTTCACGACCTTGCCACGATCGACGTGTGCAGCGACGGCGGCCGGCCGCTCGTCAACGTATTTCGCGCTCAGCCGCGTAGTCTGCCGCTGGAGATCGCGATGATGGAGCGTCATCCGCTCGGCAGCCAGGCGTTTCTGCCGCTTGCCGGCGTGCGCTACCTGGTCGTCGTCGCGCCGGCGGGCGAGTTCGATCCGTCGCGCATGCGGGCCTTCCGGGCGGATGGCTGGCAGGGCGTCAATTACGCCGCGGGAGTGTGGCATCATCCGCTGCTCGCGCTCGAGCGGGTAAGCGATTTCGTGGTGATCGACCGCGGCGGCGAACAGCCGAATTGCGATGAAGTGGCCTTGCAGGAGCCGTGGCGGCTGGAATCGTCAGGCCTGGTCGCGGAAATCACGACGCCTTGA
- a CDS encoding C4-dicarboxylate transporter DctA: MLKFFNSLFGRVVIALVAGIVIGALFPHFAQSLRPLGDGFLKLIKMVIGPIVFCVVVGGMAHAGDLKKVGRVGLKAVVYFEIMTTIALVIGAVLAYLTKPGVGMNINLHSLDAASLSTYTEHAKSLKDTAGFLLKIIPETAIDAFAKGDILQILVFSVLFGSALSLLGEKAQRVSSLIDELAQVFFRVMSFIIKLAPLGVLGAIAFTTGTYGVESLKQLGMLVLVFYASCIVFVAVVLGVVMRLAGFNVFKLIRYLREELSIVLGTASSDAVLPQIMRKLEWMGVKDSTVGLVIPTGYSFNLDGFSIYLTLAVIFIAQATNTPLSMHDLIVVVLVSLVTSKGAHGIPGSAIVILAATLSAIPAIPVLGLVLILPVDWFVGIARALTNLIGNCVATVVVAVWENDIDKVRARRVLNQDAELRYVPAGDEKAGPEVAGEHAHAI; the protein is encoded by the coding sequence GTGTTGAAGTTTTTCAATTCGCTGTTTGGCCGGGTGGTGATCGCTCTCGTAGCGGGCATTGTGATCGGCGCGCTGTTCCCCCATTTCGCCCAGTCGCTGCGGCCGCTTGGCGACGGTTTTCTCAAGCTGATCAAGATGGTGATCGGGCCTATCGTGTTCTGCGTGGTCGTTGGCGGAATGGCGCACGCGGGTGACCTGAAGAAGGTCGGGCGCGTCGGTCTGAAGGCGGTGGTCTACTTCGAAATCATGACGACGATCGCGCTCGTGATCGGCGCCGTGCTTGCGTACCTGACGAAGCCGGGTGTCGGGATGAACATCAACCTTCATTCGCTCGATGCCGCGTCGCTCTCGACCTACACGGAACACGCGAAGAGCCTGAAGGACACGGCCGGGTTTCTGCTGAAGATCATCCCCGAGACGGCCATCGACGCCTTCGCCAAGGGCGACATCCTGCAGATCCTGGTGTTTTCGGTGCTGTTCGGCTCGGCGCTGTCGCTGCTCGGCGAGAAGGCGCAGCGGGTAAGCAGCCTGATCGACGAACTGGCGCAGGTGTTCTTCCGCGTGATGAGCTTCATCATCAAGCTCGCGCCGCTTGGGGTGCTCGGCGCGATCGCCTTCACGACGGGCACGTACGGCGTGGAGTCGCTCAAGCAACTCGGCATGCTGGTGCTCGTGTTCTACGCAAGCTGCATCGTGTTCGTCGCGGTGGTGCTTGGCGTGGTGATGCGTCTGGCCGGTTTCAATGTGTTCAAGCTGATCCGCTACCTGCGCGAAGAGCTGTCGATCGTGCTTGGCACGGCATCGTCGGACGCCGTGCTGCCCCAGATCATGCGCAAGCTCGAATGGATGGGTGTGAAGGATTCGACCGTCGGCCTCGTGATTCCGACGGGCTACTCGTTCAACCTCGACGGTTTCTCGATCTACCTGACGCTCGCTGTGATCTTCATCGCGCAGGCCACGAATACACCGCTGTCGATGCATGATCTGATCGTGGTTGTGCTGGTGTCGCTGGTGACGTCGAAGGGCGCGCACGGTATTCCCGGTTCCGCGATCGTGATTCTCGCCGCGACCCTTTCCGCGATTCCGGCGATTCCGGTGCTCGGGCTCGTGTTGATCCTGCCGGTCGACTGGTTCGTCGGCATCGCGCGGGCATTGACCAACCTGATCGGCAACTGCGTGGCGACGGTGGTAGTCGCCGTGTGGGAAAACGATATCGACAAGGTGCGCGCCCGTCGCGTGCTGAATCAGGATGCCGAACTGCGCTACGTCCCGGCCGGCGATGAGAAAGCCGGACCGGAGGTCGCAGGCGAGCACGCTCACGCAATCTGA
- the fur gene encoding ferric iron uptake transcriptional regulator — protein MTNPTDLKNIGLKATLPRLKILEIFQHSAVRHLTAEDVYRSLLHEELDIGLATVYRVLTQFEQAGLLSRSNFESGKAVFELNEGTHHDHLVCLDCGLVEEFFDPEIESRQQSIAKERGFKLQEHALALYGACTKENCPHRKH, from the coding sequence ATGACCAATCCAACCGATCTCAAGAACATCGGGCTCAAGGCGACCCTTCCGCGCCTCAAAATCCTCGAAATTTTCCAGCATAGCGCGGTCCGCCATCTGACAGCAGAAGATGTGTACCGCAGTCTGCTGCACGAGGAACTCGATATCGGTCTCGCCACGGTGTATCGCGTGCTCACGCAGTTCGAGCAGGCGGGGCTCCTGTCGCGTAGTAATTTCGAATCCGGCAAAGCCGTTTTCGAGCTGAACGAAGGAACCCACCACGACCACCTGGTGTGCCTCGACTGCGGGCTCGTCGAAGAGTTTTTCGACCCCGAAATCGAAAGCCGCCAGCAGTCGATCGCGAAAGAACGCGGCTTCAAGCTGCAGGAACACGCGCTCGCACTGTACGGTGCCTGCACCAAGGAAAACTGTCCCCATCGCAAGCACTGA